TTATCTCCTCTAGCCTCAACCCCTCAGTCATGGGATCACCCTGAAGATCACTCCTTCTCCCTCAGGGCCTTATCCAGCATCATCTCATCCATCATCCTTCTCTTGCTCATCTCCGCTATCTTCCTCTCCATCAACCTATATGCCGTGGAGTGCATGGAGCCCTCGAGGAGGGAGATGATCGCCTCCCTGGCGGCGACCACGTCATATGTCTTCCCTATTATAGAGACCGTGTGGCCGTAAATCGATATCTTGGTATTCGTCCTCTCCTCTATGTACATCCTAGCTCTCCCCCTCTCACCTATGAGCCTGCCCCTCATCCTCGTGAGCGCGTTCTTCGTGTCGCCGACGAACCTCCTTATGTCTATGACCTCCAAGACGTAGTCGTCCTCAAGGAGCATCATCGCCACCTCGGGGTTGAACCCCCTTCCTATAGCCCTCACAACGGATTCCAGCTTCATTGGAAGGAGAGGATCATCCGGCGGCTCTGAAAAGCTTATTATGACCTCACCGGTCGAGCTGTCCACCTCTATCCTGGCCTTCGTCGCCTCCTCCAGCCTGGCCTTCGTCGAGCCCCTCCTGCCTATGAGGACGCCAACTCTCTCCTTAGGTATCAGTACCCTGATCTCCCTCAAGCCGGCTCCTCTCCCTCACCAGACCCTCAGCTACCTCCCTGGCATCCGTCGAGTTCAGGCCGTACCTCCTCTTAAAGAAGTTTATCACCCTCTCGAGGTCCCTGAGGAGGAGCGAGTAGGACAGGGGATGCTCGAGGACGACCGCCTGAGAGACGTCTATCATCCAGGGCCTCCCCCTCCAGTACATCAGGTTATACTCGCTGAGATCTCCATGAACGAGTCCGGCC
The window above is part of the Candidatus Korarchaeota archaeon NZ13-K genome. Proteins encoded here:
- a CDS encoding RNA-processing protein (similar to yeast Dim2p protein that is essential for 40S ribosomal subunit; structural studies show binding to 3' end of 16S rRNA in complex with archaeal IF2 alpha); this translates as MREIRVLIPKERVGVLIGRRGSTKARLEEATKARIEVDSSTGEVIISFSEPPDDPLLPMKLESVVRAIGRGFNPEVAMMLLEDDYVLEVIDIRRFVGDTKNALTRMRGRLIGERGRARMYIEERTNTKISIYGHTVSIIGKTYDVVAAREAIISLLEGSMHSTAYRLMERKIAEMSKRRMMDEMMLDKALREKE